The region TTACTAATTTGTGTAACAACTCCTGAAATGACCTCTGTAGTTGTTTCTATGATTCCGTTTTGTTCTTTTTTGCTCTCTCCCTTTTTGGCAGCCGGAGAACCTGGAACTTTGGGTTGGGAAGTAGGAAGAGCGGGTTTAGATTGAGGTTTTCCTGGAGGGGTATTGATTCCGGGAGGAGTATTGACGTTTACATTTTCTGAAGCATGTTTTTTATTTTCATAATATTCTACAGTGACGTAGAATTCCAGTTGTTTTACATCAGTTTCACTTTGTATAGCTTTTTTCATCAAAGCTGAGGTAAGTATAAATTCTGCTTTAGCCGCTCCGTTTATTACTTTTCCCTGTTTACTGTCTACCTGCAAATTGTTAGCATTATGACCACTGTCTTTGGCATCATCTTCCCAAAGTGTAAATTTGAGATATTTTCCCTCTAAACCTACACATTGTGCTTCGGCGATAAGCTTTTCCGTAAAATTGAAGACTGTTCCCGGAGTATTGTCTACATATTTTAGCTGGATTCTATTTATCTTTGGAGTATCTCCAGGCTGAGGATTTATTTCAAGAGCCATTGGAGCCTTGCCTTCCGGTTCGTGTAGATATGCTTCAATTCTATAAGTATTCTGATAGGCATTATTTTGAAATGTAAAACTGCTGATTCCTTTCTTTTTGATATTGGTAGGAACAAATTTTCCATTTACTTTCTTAAAAAGTTGCCATGTAACCAATGTCGGATTTCTTTTTTCTTTAGGGGTTGCCGGATACCATTCATCAATGGTATAGGTTACAGTTTCTCCTATTTTGGGCTGGGTATTACCGGAAATTTTATAAACGCCTTGTTTTGACATAACATTGCAATTTGGGGTTAGATGGCATCGGCTTCATTGTCACTATTTTCCTTTTGGAATTCTTTAAAGTCCATAAAAGGATTAATGTTATGTTGTTCCTGAGGATCTGCATTCTGAACATTTTGATTATTCATAGCAGCAGTTTGCCCGTGTTCTTTTATTGTAATTTTTCCGCCTGTTGTACACATAAGTTCGGAAAGTTCTGTGACACAGGATTTGCCCATGATTTTTACCTGTTCATAAGTTTTCTGCCATTTTCCGGCGGGTGCAAATGCACAAGGAAGATATCCTCCAGATGTAGGCTTGAGTTTACATTGTCCAAAACTTGGGCCTGGAGGAGTAAATTGCACATCGTCTTCTGTAACGGCTAAATAATCAGCTTCTCCTTCCTCACTGTTCCAATAATGTTTTTGGTGAGAAGTTACTTTATACTGCGGAAATTGATTGCCCTGATTACATTGGGCTTTCCCTTTTTGTACAACGAAATGCTTTCCGTCGTGTGGAGATGAACCGGACATATTTTGTGTGTATTGATTTGGTTTTATAAATCTATAAAAAAATTAAGAGCAAAAAAGTAGTAGAATTACTACATTTTTAAAACTTTAAATATTCACCTCATACACTAATTGTTAAAAATAGTATTGCTTACTTCTCCTGTTTTTCCATCATGAAGATTTCTTTTTCCGTTACATCATCAATATATATATTGAAAGCAGCTTCTATTTTCTTAAAAGATAAATCTGTTCGGTTAAAGCTGTACTCTGAAAAATAATCGCAATTAACAGCATTTTCTGTTAAAGGAGCTTTAGTATCAAAAATGGAAGACTTGGAGTAGAGCTGATCCATACTTCGGTTATCTGACGAACGTCCACTTTGGATAATTTTTAAGACAGCATCATTTTCTTTGGGCTGGATTGTATTCCGGAGTTCGAATCGGATAGGAGAGGCATTGGTAATCCAGGGTACAAAATCATAATAGATTTGTGAATCTGTCCAGTCACCATAGATTGCTCTATAGAAAGTACCTGTCAGAAAATGGACAGGTAATGTATTTTTGAGATTTTCTAAGAGAATTTTTTTATTTTCTATGACCGATTTCATTTGATTAATATATGAACTGGAATATTCATCCGTGAAATAACTTTTCAGGGTCTCGAGGTGATCTTTAATTAAATTTTCAGGACTGGTTAAGCGGATATCTTTAATTTCAGTTTCCTCATTAATGATAATTTGTAAAGGATATAAGACTTCAACACATGCTTTTGCCAAACTGGACATTTTGGTATCCGATTCTATTCCTTCTTTTTTAAAATCATACATTTGAAGGCTGAAAATATGTTCACTGTTATCAAGCTGGATATAGTTAAGATCAATTTGATACTCGTAATCTGTTAATAGAGCGTCATTTAAAAACTTCTGATGATTAATTGTATACTTGCCTTTTAATAAATCAATTGGAAAGGGAATTTTACCTTGAGGCGGATGGTAATATAAGCTATCTCCGTTTTCAATAATTTTTTTGTTAAGTTCCTTTATTTCATTTCCAAATGGGAGCAGGAGAGATTGTCCCGTTCTCAAATCATCAAAAAAGCGTTCATGCTTAGCACAATGGGTATTATGAAATTCTCTGAGATAGATTGGGTTTTCGATTTTAAGATCGGATGCAATTTTTTCTAATGAATCGTTGGGAAGGGCTATATAGGTAATCATATGTTTTGTGCTGCGTTTTATAATAATTGCTGTTTAATTATTATAGGTTTGAATTAAAAGAATGAAGCTTTTAATTTTCAATAGGAAATTTATAAAAAAATAACAAAAAAACCTTTCAAGTAATTTGAAAGGTTTTTAAATTTTATAATGGTAAGGCTTTTAGAACCCGGTTAATCTTGCAAATAAATCAGGGAAAACTCCTAAGATAATGATTGAAGCGATAACAAATACTCCCACGATATTGTAAGTAAGAGTTACTTTCTCTGAAGATTTGAATGAGCTTTCTTTGAAGAAGAACATGGAAATGATCAGCCTCAAATAGTACGCAATAGAAACTGCAGATCCTAAAACCGCTACCAATACCAGGAAAACTCCATGATTAGAATTCATTGCCTGAGAGAATAAAGCAAATTTTCCCATGAAACCGGCCGTTAACGGAATACCTGCCATGGAAAGCATAGAAATTGCCGCTGTTGTAGCTAGTAAAGGTTCTGTTTTTGCTAATCCTCTGAAAGCTCCGAAAGAGGTTTCTCTTTTCAGTTTTTCAACATAGATCAAACACATGAATACTCCCACTGTAGATAAAGCGTAAGCAAACAAATAGAACGCTAAATTGTAAGTAGAAAGACTTGTCATTCCGAAGAATACCAATCCGATATATCCTGCGTGAGAAACTGAAGAGTAGGCCAACATTCTTTTCGCGTTTGTCTGAGCAAGACCCATAACGTTTGCTAAAAGCAATGTAATAATTAAGAATACTCCGAAAACATTGATCCATTCTGCTGTAACACCGCCAAATCCGATCGTCATTAATCTGAACAGGGCAAAGAATCCTGAGATTTTCACAACACTTGCCATGAAAGCAGTGATCAATGAAGGCGCTCCATAATAAACATCGGGACTCCACATATGGAAAGGAGCCAATGCTACTTTGAATGCCAATGCACAAAGAATCAATAATACTCCCAAGATGAACATAGCATCATGAGGATTTGAAACTCCGAAACTCTGGATTTTATATAAATCAAAACTTCCTGTACTTCCGTAGATAAATGCAATACCAAACAACAGGAAACCTGTTGCAAATGCACCCATCAGGAAATACTTGATTGAAGCTTCGTTTGATCTTAGATCTGTCTTGTTAGCTCCCGCCATTACATATAAAGGAATAGAAAGAATTTCAACTCCTAAGAATAGCGTTACTAAATTCTGGTATCCAAAAAGGATAATTCCTCCGCAAAGAGCAAAAAGCATCAATGCATATAATTCTGACTGGTGGCTTCTGTGGTTGCTGAATGCAAAACCTCCCAAAAAGAATAATAATAATGTCGTTACGATTGATATTTTTGTGAATAACGCAGTATTAGCGGTGTAGTCATACATGTGTTTGTACTGTCCGAAGAAAGCACATTCAGGCATGAAACTTACCCATAATGCGATGATTAATCCCAAAATCCCAATGTATCTTGCGAATTTCCCTTGTTCAAAAACTCCTGAAAATAACGCAACAACTGCCGTTAGGAAAACAATAATTAAAACACTCATTTCTTAAAATATCAAATTAGCTTACCATTGATTGGTAGATAAACTTCAACGAACTATTCACCATTTCGATTATCGGTTGTGGGAAAATACCAAATACAATCACAAAAACCGCTAAACTTGCCAATACAGAGAATTCTACTGCAGAAAGATCTTTCACTGTACTTAGCACAGCATCATCACCTTGCCCGAACATTGCTTTTCCGTAGAATCTCAATAAATATACGGCAGCAAGGATTACTGTAAGACCAGCGATTACCGCTGCTAATCCATTAAAATCATAAACAGATTTCAATAAGATAAATTCTCCAATGAATCCATTAGTCAATGGAACTCCCATTGATCCTAATATAATGATCAAGAACAATACGGCAAACTTAGGAGCAACTTTCGCCAAACCTCCCATTTGTCTGATGTCTCTTGATTTAAATCTCTTATATAAAATATCACAACAGTAGAATAGACCCACTACGTTGATACCGTGAGCGAAAGTCTGTACTAAAGCACCTTCAGCACCCTCGATGTTGAAAGTTCCTCTTAAAGAAATTACAGCTGAAGCGAAAATACCTGCCACCATTAGTCCAACGTGAGAGAAAGAAGAATACGCAATGATTCTCTTCATATCGGTCTGGATGATTGCAATCAAAGCTCCGTGTACAATTCCTACAATTGCCAGAATAATTACAATCTGTCCTGAAATTCCTGCGATCGGAAGGGGAGTGATCGGTAATAAATAACGGATAACTCCATACACTGCCATTTTAAGCATAATACCAGATAAAAGCATCGAACCCTGAGTTGGTGAATACGTATATGTATCCGGTTGCCAAGTATGGAAAGGGAATACCGGTAATTTCACTGCAAAAGCAAAGAAGATAAACCAGAATACCACAGTCTGTTGTGTTTCGTTCAGTTGAGCATTATAAAGATCTGTCAGTGCAAAAGATGCAGAGTTGTTATACACATAAATCAACCCGGCTAACATGAATAATGACCCAACGAATGTATAGACGAAGAATTTCGTAGTGAATTCAAATCTTTTATTTTCCTGACCCCAAAGTCCGGCAATAAACCAGATCGGAATCAAAGTAACTTCCCAGAAGATGTAGAACAATAGTCCGTCAAGCGATGTGAAAACTCCTACAAGCCCGAACTGCATCAGCAGGATCAAACCGTAGAATGTATTTCTGTAGCTTACATTTTCATTAAAAGAAGATAAAATAATGATCGGCGTTAAAATATTTGTCAACAACAAAAGAAGTAAGCTCATTCCATCGATTCCGAAGTGAAGAGTACTTTTAATGAATTGTGACCAAGGGTAATTGATCTCATGCTGCAATACGCTGTCTACCGTTGGATTAAAATCAAAATCCGCTGCAATATAGAACGTTATAAGCATTTGAACCAATGCAATTCCCAGTGCCAAATATTTGCTGGATTTATTTTTCCATGCAAAAACTAATCCCGAACCTACTAGAGGTAATAGTAATAATGTTAATAATAAACCAGACATTATTGTAATATAAAGTTAACAATCAGTATAATTCCCACAGCCAAAGACATGATCAGAATGTAGTTCTCTACATTTCCATTCTGGATACGCTTCATCGCTTTTCCGCTGTCTTCAGCACCTTCGCCTACGAAGTCTACAAAACGATCAAGAATACCTTTATCAAACATCTTTCCTCCGCGTCCTAATCCTTCAACAGTTTTTACAATTAATGCATTGTAAAGTTCGTCAACATATAATTTTTTAGCAGACAATTTTTCCCATCCTGTATACTGCTCTTCCGGTAATGCTTGTTTTTTCTTATTTACATAAGTGTTTTTAACAATGAACCAAACGCAGAAGAACATCAGAACAGTTGCTCCTAAAAGTATCATTTCAGTACCAAACGGAACTCCTGATAAGGTAGCTTCCATTTGTTTAAAGCTTTCCTCAGTAAGCACGGGCTTCAGCCATTCCATTAATTTTGCATAATGACCGTGACCGATGAAGTGAGGAAGGTTAATTAATCCTCCTACAACAGAAAGAATAGCCAATACGATCAATGGTAACGTCATATTAGACGGGCTTTCGTGTAAGTGGTGTTTTTGATCTTCAGTACCTCTGAACTCTCCGTGGAAAGTCAAATAGTACAATCTGAACATATAAGTTGCAGTAATAGCCGCTAAAATGAATAATAATACCCAATACATTGGATTTTTAGCAAAAGCTGCTACTAAAATTTCGTCTTTTGAAATCATCCCTGATAATAAAGGGAATCCAGAGA is a window of Candidatus Chryseobacterium colombiense DNA encoding:
- a CDS encoding DUF4280 domain-containing protein: MSGSSPHDGKHFVVQKGKAQCNQGNQFPQYKVTSHQKHYWNSEEGEADYLAVTEDDVQFTPPGPSFGQCKLKPTSGGYLPCAFAPAGKWQKTYEQVKIMGKSCVTELSELMCTTGGKITIKEHGQTAAMNNQNVQNADPQEQHNINPFMDFKEFQKENSDNEADAI
- a CDS encoding NADH-quinone oxidoreductase subunit N — translated: MSVLIIVFLTAVVALFSGVFEQGKFARYIGILGLIIALWVSFMPECAFFGQYKHMYDYTANTALFTKISIVTTLLLFFLGGFAFSNHRSHQSELYALMLFALCGGIILFGYQNLVTLFLGVEILSIPLYVMAGANKTDLRSNEASIKYFLMGAFATGFLLFGIAFIYGSTGSFDLYKIQSFGVSNPHDAMFILGVLLILCALAFKVALAPFHMWSPDVYYGAPSLITAFMASVVKISGFFALFRLMTIGFGGVTAEWINVFGVFLIITLLLANVMGLAQTNAKRMLAYSSVSHAGYIGLVFFGMTSLSTYNLAFYLFAYALSTVGVFMCLIYVEKLKRETSFGAFRGLAKTEPLLATTAAISMLSMAGIPLTAGFMGKFALFSQAMNSNHGVFLVLVAVLGSAVSIAYYLRLIISMFFFKESSFKSSEKVTLTYNIVGVFVIASIIILGVFPDLFARLTGF
- a CDS encoding NADH-quinone oxidoreductase subunit M, which codes for MSGLLLTLLLLPLVGSGLVFAWKNKSSKYLALGIALVQMLITFYIAADFDFNPTVDSVLQHEINYPWSQFIKSTLHFGIDGMSLLLLLLTNILTPIIILSSFNENVSYRNTFYGLILLMQFGLVGVFTSLDGLLFYIFWEVTLIPIWFIAGLWGQENKRFEFTTKFFVYTFVGSLFMLAGLIYVYNNSASFALTDLYNAQLNETQQTVVFWFIFFAFAVKLPVFPFHTWQPDTYTYSPTQGSMLLSGIMLKMAVYGVIRYLLPITPLPIAGISGQIVIILAIVGIVHGALIAIIQTDMKRIIAYSSFSHVGLMVAGIFASAVISLRGTFNIEGAEGALVQTFAHGINVVGLFYCCDILYKRFKSRDIRQMGGLAKVAPKFAVLFLIIILGSMGVPLTNGFIGEFILLKSVYDFNGLAAVIAGLTVILAAVYLLRFYGKAMFGQGDDAVLSTVKDLSAVEFSVLASLAVFVIVFGIFPQPIIEMVNSSLKFIYQSMVS